A genomic window from Nocardioides rotundus includes:
- a CDS encoding ABC transporter substrate-binding protein — protein sequence MNRTRPLAALAALALALTACGSESSSDAGSEPPRESSSASADFPVTVDTPGGEITIDEQPQKIVSLSPSATETLFAIGAGDQVVAADEFSTYPKEAPTTKLSGFEPNVEAIAEYSPDLVVAANDANGMVAGLKKLGVPVLINAAPATIEQGYDSMAALGQATGHVDETADLVKQLRSDIDAALAQAPDRPIRIYHELDDSYYSASSYGFIGSVYEQMGAKNIADAADKDKTGFPQLTEEAIIKADPQLIVITDQVGYDAQDVANRPGWQAVSAVREDNIVTVNADIASRWGPRLPQLIEQVADAMSSVKVPAAG from the coding sequence ATGAACCGCACCCGCCCCCTGGCCGCGCTCGCCGCGCTGGCCCTCGCCCTCACCGCCTGCGGCTCGGAGAGCTCGAGCGACGCCGGCTCCGAGCCGCCCCGCGAGTCGAGCAGCGCGTCGGCCGACTTCCCGGTCACCGTCGACACCCCCGGCGGGGAGATCACCATCGACGAGCAGCCGCAGAAGATCGTCTCGCTCTCGCCGTCGGCGACCGAGACCCTCTTCGCCATCGGCGCCGGCGACCAGGTGGTCGCCGCCGACGAGTTCTCCACCTACCCCAAGGAGGCGCCGACCACGAAGCTGTCCGGCTTCGAGCCGAACGTGGAGGCGATCGCGGAGTACTCCCCCGACCTGGTGGTCGCCGCGAACGACGCCAACGGAATGGTCGCCGGCCTGAAGAAGCTCGGCGTCCCGGTGCTCATCAACGCCGCCCCCGCCACGATCGAGCAGGGCTACGACTCGATGGCCGCGCTGGGCCAGGCGACCGGCCACGTCGACGAGACCGCCGACCTGGTCAAGCAGCTGCGCAGCGACATCGACGCCGCCCTGGCGCAGGCGCCGGACAGGCCGATCCGGATCTACCACGAGCTCGACGACAGCTACTACTCCGCCAGCTCCTACGGCTTCATCGGCTCGGTCTATGAGCAGATGGGCGCGAAGAACATCGCCGACGCCGCCGACAAGGACAAGACCGGCTTCCCGCAGCTGACCGAGGAGGCCATCATCAAGGCCGACCCGCAGCTCATCGTGATCACCGACCAGGTGGGGTACGACGCCCAGGACGTCGCGAACCGCCCGGGCTGGCAGGCCGTCTCGGCCGTGCGCGAGGACAACATCGTCACCGTGAACGCCGACATCGCCTCCCGGTGGGGGCCCCGGCTGCCGCAGCTGATCGAGCAGGTCGCCGACGCGATGAGCTCGGTGAAGGTCCCCGCCGCCGGCTGA
- a CDS encoding FecCD family ABC transporter permease translates to MRTPSTAPPLPDDPVGEPGDDALEAAVARSFRLPVLALVVSVGVLLVAFVASAVQGAASLPVEGVLRSLLDHVPGVALTPTLTEVEDAVLWQIRLPRTVLGMLVGAALAMAGAGYQGVFRNPLADPYLLGVSAGAGLGAVLAIGFGLDLAWGPFSTVAAAAFLGALLAVAGSALVARGTFDDPATLLLSGVAIAALFSAGQTFLLQRLDYTRAREVLSWLFGKLATDGWEPVTLLAPYVVLCGLVLTAHARHLDVLRVGDDEARSLGLSPARSRLVVITTSTLVIAAAVSVSGSIAFVGLVVPHIVRLLVSHSYRVIVPISAIVGGAFLSFVDIGARTLVAPAELPVGVITAFVGAPFFAWVLWRGRKGLM, encoded by the coding sequence ATGCGCACCCCCAGCACGGCACCGCCGCTTCCCGACGACCCGGTCGGGGAGCCCGGTGACGACGCCCTCGAGGCGGCCGTCGCCCGGTCCTTCCGGCTGCCGGTGCTGGCGCTCGTCGTCTCGGTGGGGGTGCTGCTGGTGGCCTTCGTGGCCAGCGCCGTCCAGGGGGCGGCGAGTCTCCCGGTCGAGGGCGTGCTCCGGTCCCTGCTCGACCACGTGCCGGGGGTGGCGCTCACCCCGACCCTCACCGAGGTCGAGGACGCGGTGCTCTGGCAGATCCGGCTGCCCCGCACGGTGCTCGGCATGCTGGTCGGAGCCGCGCTGGCGATGGCCGGCGCGGGATACCAGGGCGTTTTCCGGAACCCGCTCGCCGACCCCTACCTGCTCGGCGTCTCCGCCGGCGCCGGCCTGGGGGCGGTGCTGGCGATCGGCTTCGGGCTCGACCTGGCCTGGGGTCCGTTCAGCACCGTCGCTGCCGCCGCGTTCCTCGGGGCGCTGCTCGCGGTGGCGGGCTCCGCGCTGGTCGCGCGGGGCACCTTCGACGACCCCGCCACCCTGCTGCTCAGCGGCGTCGCGATCGCCGCGCTCTTCTCCGCCGGGCAGACCTTCCTGCTGCAGCGGCTGGACTACACCCGCGCCCGCGAGGTGCTGAGCTGGCTGTTCGGCAAGCTCGCGACCGACGGCTGGGAGCCGGTGACCCTGCTGGCGCCGTACGTCGTCCTGTGCGGCCTGGTCCTCACCGCGCACGCCCGCCACCTCGACGTGCTGCGGGTGGGCGACGACGAGGCCCGCAGCCTCGGCCTCTCGCCCGCGCGGTCGCGGCTGGTGGTCATCACCACCTCGACCCTGGTGATCGCCGCCGCCGTCAGCGTGAGCGGGTCCATCGCCTTCGTCGGCCTCGTCGTGCCGCACATCGTCCGGCTGCTGGTCTCCCACAGCTACCGCGTCATCGTGCCCATCTCCGCGATCGTCGGCGGGGCGTTCCTTTCCTTCGTCGACATCGGGGCGCGCACCCTGGTCGCCCCCGCCGAGCTGCCGGTGGGCGTCATCACCGCGTTCGTCGGTGCGCCGTTCTTCGCCTGGGTGCTCTGGCGCGGCCGGAAGGGGCTGATGTGA
- a CDS encoding ABC transporter ATP-binding protein, producing MNPALATGTLTARGLGVRLDGVPVLHDVDLDLHAGEWLGVIGPNGAGKSTLLKALAGLVRSSGEIRLGDGRAPRATDLSLMPQVPELPPGMTVAEYVLIGRTPHLRWLQGESRQDRAVVVDVLRRLDLASFAGRPVRSLSGGEAQRVSVARALAQQAPVLLLDEPTSALDVGHQVEVLELVDQLRLSDGLTVVAAMHDLGTAARFSDRLLLLDGGRVVTTDLPERVLDATVLSGVYGTPLEVHRVRGELVVLPAPRGSRQVAE from the coding sequence GTGAACCCCGCGCTCGCGACCGGCACCCTCACCGCCCGCGGCCTCGGCGTGCGGCTGGACGGCGTCCCCGTGCTGCACGACGTCGACCTCGACCTGCACGCCGGCGAGTGGCTCGGTGTGATCGGGCCCAACGGCGCGGGCAAGTCGACGCTGCTCAAGGCGCTGGCGGGCCTGGTGCGCAGCAGTGGGGAGATCCGGCTCGGCGACGGGCGTGCCCCGCGGGCCACCGACCTCTCCCTGATGCCGCAGGTGCCCGAGCTGCCGCCGGGCATGACGGTCGCGGAGTACGTCCTCATCGGCCGCACCCCGCACCTGCGCTGGCTGCAGGGGGAGTCCCGGCAGGACCGCGCCGTCGTGGTCGACGTGCTCCGCCGGCTGGACCTGGCGTCCTTCGCCGGCCGCCCGGTGCGCAGCCTGTCGGGCGGCGAGGCGCAGCGGGTCAGCGTGGCGCGTGCCCTGGCCCAGCAGGCGCCGGTGCTGCTGCTGGACGAGCCGACGAGCGCGCTGGACGTCGGCCACCAGGTCGAGGTGCTGGAGCTGGTCGACCAGCTGCGCCTGTCCGACGGGCTCACCGTGGTCGCGGCCATGCACGACCTCGGCACCGCCGCCCGCTTCTCCGACCGGCTGCTGCTCCTCGACGGGGGCCGGGTGGTCACCACCGACCTGCCCGAGCGGGTGCTCGATGCCACGGTGCTGAGTGGGGTCTACGGCACCCCGCTGGAGGTGCACCGGGTCCGCGGCGAGCTGGTCGTGCTCCCCGCGCCGCGCGGCTCCCGACAGGTGGCCGAGTGA
- a CDS encoding cobyric acid synthase codes for MSARGALLVVGATSGAGKSTVVSALCRAWARDGARVAPYKAQNMSNHSAVTADGGEIGRAQAMQALAARVQPDRRMNPVLLKPAGDRTSHLVVLGEEDPARRADAKGYGDTARSLRPLVLDALTALRREHDLVVAEGAGGAAEINLLDRDLVNLPLAAAAGMPAVLVVDIDRGGAFASAYGTLALLPEHLRACVRGVVLNRFRGDVSLLDDGLRDLEARTGVPVLGVLPHLGAEPMLGVEDSLDLEWGLQWGGDAPGPAAERPVRVAVVRLPHLANPSDLDPLVLEPSVALRWAHNPGDLADADLVIVPGSRATVADLAWVRSRGLDRALADLDPSVLVVGLCAGYQMLGRSIEDTVESGAGLVDGIGLLPSTTRFETPKVVRQSSGPSVTGYQIRFGRPVAPDGTAWLTLDGEPEGCVSADGRVRGTSLHGLLDADGFRCSLLAEAAERRGRSYAPMPVGFAAAREAHLDRLADWVSAALPLDRLATLAASAALPGEEPGW; via the coding sequence GTGAGTGCCCGGGGCGCGCTGCTCGTGGTCGGGGCCACCAGCGGCGCGGGCAAGTCGACGGTCGTCTCCGCGCTGTGCCGGGCCTGGGCGCGGGACGGGGCCCGGGTGGCGCCGTACAAGGCCCAGAACATGTCCAACCACTCCGCCGTCACCGCCGACGGCGGCGAGATCGGCCGCGCGCAGGCGATGCAGGCGCTGGCCGCGCGGGTCCAGCCGGACCGGCGGATGAACCCGGTGCTGCTCAAGCCGGCCGGCGACCGGACCAGCCACCTGGTCGTCCTGGGGGAGGAGGACCCGGCCCGGCGCGCCGACGCGAAGGGGTACGGCGACACCGCGCGATCGCTGCGCCCGCTCGTGCTGGACGCGCTCACCGCGCTGCGGCGCGAGCACGACCTGGTCGTCGCTGAGGGGGCCGGGGGCGCCGCCGAGATCAACCTGCTCGACCGGGACCTGGTGAACCTGCCACTGGCCGCGGCCGCCGGGATGCCGGCGGTGCTGGTGGTCGACATCGACCGCGGGGGCGCCTTCGCGTCGGCGTACGGCACGCTCGCGCTGCTGCCCGAGCACCTGCGCGCGTGCGTGCGGGGCGTGGTCCTCAACCGGTTCCGCGGGGACGTGTCGCTGCTCGACGACGGGCTGCGGGACCTCGAGGCGCGGACCGGGGTGCCCGTCCTCGGGGTGCTGCCGCACCTGGGCGCCGAGCCGATGCTCGGCGTGGAGGACTCCTTGGACCTGGAGTGGGGACTCCAGTGGGGTGGGGACGCCCCCGGACCGGCCGCTGAGCGGCCGGTCCGGGTGGCGGTAGTGCGGCTGCCGCACCTGGCCAATCCGAGCGACCTCGACCCGCTGGTGCTAGAGCCGTCGGTGGCGCTGCGCTGGGCGCACAACCCCGGCGACCTCGCCGACGCCGACCTGGTGATCGTCCCCGGCAGCCGGGCGACGGTGGCCGACCTGGCGTGGGTGCGCTCGCGCGGGCTGGATCGGGCGCTGGCCGACCTCGATCCGTCGGTGCTCGTGGTGGGGCTGTGTGCGGGCTACCAGATGCTGGGGCGCTCGATCGAGGACACCGTGGAGTCGGGGGCCGGCCTGGTGGACGGGATCGGGCTGCTGCCGTCGACGACCCGCTTCGAGACGCCGAAGGTGGTCCGGCAGTCCTCGGGGCCCTCGGTGACCGGCTACCAGATCCGCTTCGGTCGCCCGGTCGCTCCCGACGGGACCGCCTGGCTGACGCTGGACGGCGAGCCCGAGGGCTGCGTCTCCGCCGACGGGCGGGTACGCGGGACCAGCCTGCACGGGCTGCTCGACGCCGACGGGTTCCGCTGCTCGCTGCTCGCGGAGGCGGCCGAGCGCCGGGGTCGGTCTTATGCCCCCATGCCGGTCGGGTTCGCCGCGGCGCGCGAGGCGCACCTGGACCGGCTGGCCGACTGGGTCTCCGCCGCGCTGCCCCTGGACCGGCTGGCCACCCTCGCGGCCTCCGCCGCCCTTCCGGGCGAGGAGCCGGGCTGGTGA
- a CDS encoding adenosylcobinamide amidohydrolase, with protein sequence MTRRVGASSPRVGATSPRLQVLPAESGTRGALAWQLADEQAEPWPCLSSASVGGGLGAASWVLNVGVVRDYRRTDLEAHAAEVAASAGLRGEGTALLTAADVHRVEASECSGVRAWSTVGVSRPTWPADPEALARAGRRLPPGTINTVVLLPVRLTPSALIQAALVVAEAKAQACVESGLPGTGTASDAVVLACDPAGPVEDFGGPRSTWGARVALSVHTGVAAGLAGWSP encoded by the coding sequence GTGACCCGCCGAGTCGGCGCTAGTTCACCCCGAGTCGGCGCTACTTCACCGCGGCTCCAGGTCCTGCCGGCCGAATCCGGCACCCGCGGGGCGCTCGCCTGGCAGCTGGCCGACGAGCAGGCCGAGCCCTGGCCGTGCCTGTCCTCCGCCTCCGTCGGCGGCGGCCTCGGGGCCGCGAGCTGGGTGCTCAACGTGGGCGTGGTGCGGGACTATCGCCGTACCGACCTGGAGGCGCACGCCGCCGAAGTCGCGGCCAGCGCCGGCCTGCGTGGTGAGGGTACGGCGCTCCTCACCGCCGCCGACGTGCACCGCGTCGAGGCCTCCGAGTGCTCCGGCGTCCGCGCCTGGTCGACCGTCGGGGTCAGCCGCCCCACGTGGCCGGCCGACCCCGAGGCCCTTGCCCGCGCCGGCCGGCGGCTGCCCCCGGGGACGATCAACACCGTCGTGCTGCTGCCGGTGCGGCTCACCCCGAGCGCCCTGATCCAGGCCGCGCTGGTCGTCGCGGAGGCGAAGGCGCAGGCGTGCGTGGAGTCGGGCCTGCCCGGGACGGGTACGGCGAGCGACGCGGTCGTCCTCGCCTGCGACCCCGCCGGGCCGGTCGAGGACTTCGGCGGCCCCCGCTCCACCTGGGGCGCTCGGGTCGCGCTATCCGTCCACACCGGTGTCGCCGCCGGGCTGGCGGGCTGGTCGCCATGA
- the cbiB gene encoding adenosylcobinamide-phosphate synthase CbiB, producing MTTVLRDRAALVAAGLLLDRALGEPPARLHPVALFGRGMTAVEARLWADDRARGVGYAALGVAAGALAGRVLGRVPGGLALAVAVAVAGRMLRETASEVERPLLTGDLAGARAALPALVGRDPSELDESGISAAVVESLAENSVDAVIAPACWALVAGAPGDLAHRAVNTMDAMVGHRSARYERFGWAAARLDDVANWVPARVFAALVALVRPGRAARVRALVHRDAKAHPSPNAGVAETAVAAALGRQLGGTLRYGDRVEERPLLGEGPRPTPADVARARRLVDDVERAAVALLLLAALAGRRTPWRSR from the coding sequence ATGACGACCGTCCTCCGCGACCGGGCCGCGCTGGTCGCCGCCGGCCTGCTCCTCGACCGGGCGCTCGGCGAGCCTCCGGCGCGCCTCCACCCCGTTGCCCTCTTCGGCCGCGGGATGACCGCGGTGGAGGCACGGTTGTGGGCCGACGACCGAGCCCGGGGGGTCGGGTACGCCGCCCTCGGCGTCGCGGCCGGCGCTCTGGCCGGTCGGGTGCTGGGCCGCGTCCCGGGCGGCCTCGCCCTCGCCGTGGCCGTGGCGGTCGCCGGGCGGATGCTGCGGGAGACCGCCTCCGAGGTGGAGCGCCCCCTCCTGACCGGCGACCTGGCCGGTGCCCGGGCCGCGCTCCCGGCGCTCGTCGGCCGCGACCCGAGCGAGCTGGACGAGTCCGGGATCAGCGCGGCGGTCGTCGAGTCGCTGGCGGAGAACAGCGTGGACGCGGTGATCGCTCCGGCCTGCTGGGCCCTGGTCGCGGGCGCGCCCGGGGACCTTGCGCATCGGGCGGTGAACACGATGGACGCGATGGTCGGCCACCGCTCCGCCCGCTACGAGCGCTTCGGCTGGGCGGCCGCGCGCCTCGACGACGTCGCCAACTGGGTGCCCGCCCGAGTCTTCGCCGCCCTGGTCGCCCTGGTGCGCCCCGGCCGCGCGGCCCGGGTGCGCGCCCTGGTTCACCGCGACGCGAAGGCCCATCCGTCCCCCAACGCCGGGGTCGCCGAGACCGCGGTGGCCGCGGCCCTCGGTCGCCAGCTCGGCGGCACGCTGCGCTACGGCGACCGGGTCGAGGAGCGCCCACTGCTGGGGGAGGGTCCGCGCCCGACCCCGGCCGACGTGGCCCGCGCGCGGAGGCTGGTCGACGACGTCGAGCGCGCCGCGGTGGCGCTGCTGTTGCTCGCGGCCCTCGCGGGTCGCCGTACCCCTTGGAGGAGCCGATGA
- the cobU gene encoding bifunctional adenosylcobinamide kinase/adenosylcobinamide-phosphate guanylyltransferase: MTLTFLTGGARSGKSALAVRRAERYDGPVVFVATAHAGDGEMADRIARHRAERPAGWGTVEAPVDLAGAVAAQTGDALLLIDCLSLWVANLGGLEETEEQVLARADAALEAIARRTAPVLVVTNEVGLGLVPMHPVGRAYRDTLGRVNARFSRAADEALLVVAGRTLRLDDPKGETSDE, encoded by the coding sequence ATGACCCTCACCTTCCTGACCGGCGGCGCGCGCAGCGGCAAGTCGGCGCTGGCGGTGCGCCGGGCGGAGAGGTACGACGGCCCGGTGGTGTTCGTCGCCACCGCGCACGCGGGTGACGGCGAGATGGCCGACCGGATCGCCCGCCACCGCGCCGAGCGGCCCGCCGGCTGGGGCACCGTCGAGGCGCCGGTCGACCTGGCCGGAGCGGTCGCGGCCCAGACCGGCGATGCGCTGCTCCTCATCGACTGCCTCTCGCTGTGGGTGGCCAACCTCGGCGGGTTGGAGGAGACCGAGGAACAGGTGCTCGCGCGCGCCGATGCCGCGCTCGAGGCGATCGCGCGCCGGACCGCCCCGGTGCTGGTGGTGACCAACGAGGTCGGACTCGGCCTGGTGCCGATGCACCCGGTGGGGCGGGCCTACCGGGACACGCTGGGCCGGGTGAACGCGCGGTTCTCCCGCGCCGCAGACGAGGCGCTGCTGGTGGTCGCGGGCCGCACCCTGCGACTGGACGACCCCAAGGGGGAGACGAGTGATGAGTGA
- the cobT gene encoding nicotinate-nucleotide--dimethylbenzimidazole phosphoribosyltransferase, whose product MSDLIAETVAAIRPADAAARDAAAAEMGQKLKPPGSLGRLEMLAARLAGIRGAADPGTPTPAVVVCAADHGVAADGVSAFPQQVTGLMVDSFAAGGAAVCVLAREQGARLVVADLGVLEPRDHPAVLDRRVRAGTASSLTGPAMSREEAETAVGHGIGIVEELVADGVDLVALGEMGIGNTTAASALTALLLGLPAAEAVGRGTGLDDEQLAHKVDVVDRIVRLHSGVPSDPLDALAAVGGLEIAALVGVVLGCAAHRVPVVVDGFITGSAALVAAQLAPESVDAMIAGHRSVEPGHTVQLKALGLDPVLDLELRLGEGSGATLALGVLRSSLAILSDMATFESIGL is encoded by the coding sequence ATGAGTGACCTGATCGCCGAGACCGTGGCCGCGATCCGCCCCGCCGACGCCGCCGCCCGCGACGCCGCCGCGGCCGAGATGGGGCAGAAGCTCAAGCCGCCGGGCAGCCTGGGCCGGCTGGAGATGCTGGCGGCGAGGCTGGCCGGCATCCGCGGGGCGGCCGACCCGGGTACGCCGACCCCGGCCGTCGTCGTCTGCGCCGCCGACCACGGGGTCGCGGCCGACGGGGTGAGCGCCTTCCCCCAGCAGGTGACCGGCCTGATGGTGGACAGCTTCGCCGCCGGTGGGGCGGCGGTGTGCGTCCTGGCCCGCGAGCAGGGCGCGCGCCTGGTCGTGGCCGACCTAGGCGTGCTGGAGCCGCGCGACCACCCCGCCGTCCTGGATCGGCGGGTCCGCGCGGGCACCGCCTCGTCCCTCACCGGCCCGGCGATGAGCCGCGAGGAGGCCGAGACGGCTGTCGGCCACGGCATCGGGATCGTCGAGGAGCTCGTGGCCGACGGGGTCGACCTCGTCGCCTTGGGGGAGATGGGGATCGGGAACACCACTGCGGCGAGCGCGCTCACCGCGCTGCTGCTGGGGCTGCCGGCGGCCGAGGCGGTCGGGCGCGGGACCGGCCTGGACGACGAGCAGCTGGCGCACAAGGTCGACGTCGTGGACCGGATCGTCCGGCTGCACAGCGGGGTGCCGTCCGACCCGCTGGACGCCCTGGCGGCGGTCGGCGGCCTGGAGATCGCCGCCCTCGTCGGGGTGGTCCTCGGCTGCGCCGCCCACCGCGTGCCCGTGGTCGTCGACGGCTTCATCACCGGCTCGGCCGCGCTCGTGGCCGCCCAGCTCGCCCCCGAGAGCGTCGACGCGATGATCGCCGGCCACCGCTCGGTCGAGCCCGGCCACACCGTCCAGCTCAAGGCGCTCGGCCTGGATCCGGTCCTCGACCTGGAGCTGCGGCTGGGCGAGGGCAGCGGCGCGACGCTCGCCCTGGGGGTGCTCCGCTCCTCGCTGGCGATCCTGTCCGACATGGCGACCTTCGAGAGCATCGGCCTGTGA
- the cobS gene encoding adenosylcobinamide-GDP ribazoletransferase, whose product MRSLLRGPLDALGVLTRVPVPPGRGAPNLAAAAPWFPAVGALVGVVAGLVGVVAAGVWGPFVAAIVLVLADVLLTGALHLDGLADLADATGGHTRERRLAIMKDHAVGVYGASALVLDLLLRVALLAVVLTLPGAWAVACVAAVWALSRAAMLPPALLLPYARPEGTGRSVIEGITPLRCLAGLVVALLLAVVLLGVVPVGQAAAVVGAVLGAAVGGLLPAAWAAARLGGATGDVLGAVAECALVGALLGLTATLG is encoded by the coding sequence GTGAGGTCGCTGCTGCGGGGGCCGCTGGACGCGCTAGGCGTGCTCACCCGGGTGCCCGTTCCGCCCGGCCGCGGTGCCCCGAATCTCGCGGCCGCCGCCCCGTGGTTCCCGGCCGTCGGGGCCCTGGTCGGGGTGGTCGCCGGGCTGGTCGGCGTCGTGGCTGCCGGTGTCTGGGGGCCGTTCGTCGCCGCGATCGTGCTCGTGCTGGCCGACGTGCTCCTCACCGGCGCGCTCCACCTCGACGGCCTCGCCGACCTCGCCGACGCGACCGGCGGGCACACCCGCGAGCGGCGTCTGGCGATCATGAAGGACCACGCCGTGGGGGTGTATGGCGCCTCCGCGCTGGTCCTCGACCTGCTGCTCCGGGTCGCCCTGCTCGCGGTCGTCCTGACCCTGCCGGGTGCGTGGGCGGTGGCCTGCGTCGCGGCCGTGTGGGCGCTCTCCCGGGCGGCGATGCTGCCGCCGGCGCTGCTCCTGCCCTACGCCCGCCCTGAGGGGACCGGCCGGTCGGTCATCGAGGGGATCACCCCGCTGCGCTGCCTCGCCGGCCTCGTCGTCGCCCTGCTGCTCGCGGTCGTGCTGCTCGGGGTGGTACCGGTCGGGCAGGCCGCCGCGGTCGTCGGGGCCGTCCTCGGGGCGGCCGTGGGCGGGCTCCTCCCCGCCGCCTGGGCGGCCGCCCGGCTGGGCGGAGCCACCGGCGACGTCCTCGGCGCCGTGGCCGAGTGCGCCCTGGTCGGGGCGCTCCTCGGGCTGACCGCCACTCTGGGCTGA